One region of Sebastes fasciatus isolate fSebFas1 chromosome 1, fSebFas1.pri, whole genome shotgun sequence genomic DNA includes:
- the LOC141774387 gene encoding tripartite motif-containing protein 16-like — protein MAQKGVQLERESFSCSICLDLLKDPVATSCGHSYCMNCIKSFWDGEDEKKIYSCPQCRQTFTPRPVLLKNTMLAVLVEELKKTGLQAAPADHCYAGPEDVACDVCTGRKLKAFKSCLACLASYCEKHLQRHYDSAPLKKHKLVEPSKKLQENICSRHDEVMKMFCRTDQQCICYLCSVDEHKGHDTVSAAAERTERQRELEVSRLNIQQRIQDREKDVKLLQQEVEAVNRSADKAVEDSEKIFTELIRLMEKRSCDVKQQVRSQQKSEVSRVKELQEKLEQEITELKRRDAEMKLLSHTEDHYQFLLNYPSLSPLSESTSSINIRPLSYFEDVTAAVSEVRDKLQDVLREKWTNVSQTVTEVDVLLSQPEPKTRAGFLQYSREITLDPNTAYTQLLLSEGNRKVTFMIQHQSYSSHPDRFTGCGHVLSRESLTGRCYWEVERRGTGVHVAVAYKSIRRAGGWIECVFGNNDKSWALDCYQNSYIFRYNNIKTPVSGPQSSRVGVYLDHSAGILSFYSVSETMTLLHRVQTTFTEPLYAGLRLYDYDVTAELCKLK, from the coding sequence atggcgcagaaaggagttcagctggagagagagtcattctcttgttcgatctgtctggatctactgaaggatccggtggctacttcctgtggacacagctactgcatgaactgtattaaaagcttctgggatggagaggatgagaagaagatctacagctgccctcagtgtaggcagaccttcacaccgaggcctgtcctgctgaaaaacaccatgttagcagttttagtggaggaactgaagaagactggactccaagctgctcctgctgatcactgctatgctggacctgaagatgtggcctgtgatgtctgcactgggaggaaactgaaagccttcaagtcctgtctggcgtgtctggcctcttactgtgagaaacacctccagcgtcattatgactcagctccgttaaagaaacacaagctggtggagccctccaagaagctccaggagaacatctgctctcgtcacgacgaggtgatgaagatgttctgtcgtactgatcagcagtgtatctgttatctctgctctgtggatgaacataaaggccacgacaccgtctcagctgcagcagaaaggaccgagaggcagagagagctggaggtgagtcgactcaacatccagcagaggatccaggacagagagaaagatgtgaagctgctccaacaggaggtggaggctgtcaatcgctctgctgataaagcagtggaggacagtgagaagatcttcaccgagctgatccgtctcatggagaaaagaagctgtgatgtgaagcagcaggtcagatcccagcagaaaagtgaagtgagtcgagtcaaagagcttcaggagaagctggagcaggagatcactgagctgaagaggagagacgctgagatgaagctgctgtcacacacagaggatcactaCCAGTTTCTTCTtaactacccctcactgtcaccactcagtgaatctacatccagcatcaatatccgtcctctgagctactttgaggacgtgacggcggctgtgtcagaagtcagagataaactacaggacgttctgagagagaaatggacaaacgtctcacagacagtgactgaagtggatgttttactgtcacaaccagagcccaagaccagagctggattcttacaatattcacgagaaatcacactggatccaaacacagcatacacacagctgttattatctgaggggaacagaaaagtaacatttatgatacaacatcagtcttattctagtcacccagacagattcactggaTGTGGTCatgtcctgagtagagagagtctgactggacgttgttactgggaggtggagaggagagggacaggagttcatgtagcagtcgcatacaagagtatcaggagagcaggggggtggattgaatgtgtgtttggaAACAATGATAAATCTTGGGCGTTAGATTGTTACCAAAACAGTTATATATTTCGGTACAACAATATCAAaacccccgtctcaggtcctcagtcctccagagtaggagtgtacctggatcacagtgcaggtattctgtccttctacagcgtctctgaaaccatgactctcctccacagagtccagaccacattcactgagcctctctatgctggacttagGCTTTATGATTATGATgtcactgctgagttgtgtaaactgaaatag